A stretch of the Crocinitomicaceae bacterium genome encodes the following:
- a CDS encoding glycosyltransferase: MNTNHTHNDFFSLVLPCFNPPTNWEKIVVSSVKSIIEKTGIVPQLILVNDGSVKNTEDDKIEFIKNNLPDFTYIQYPINKGKGHALRQGVAAAKYNLIIYTDIDFPYLEKSFLGVYQKLSEGYDVVPGHRGNEYYSKTPFLRKLISKFLRWTLKTFLRLPTDDSQCGIKGFNKNGAAVFLETKIDRFLFDLEFIKLASKRKLKFSLAEVELKPDVVFSKVNMRILLRESINFLKVLWR; this comes from the coding sequence ATGAACACCAACCACACACATAATGATTTTTTCTCGCTGGTATTGCCTTGTTTCAATCCTCCTACCAATTGGGAAAAAATTGTTGTGTCATCTGTGAAATCAATCATAGAAAAAACCGGAATAGTTCCTCAACTCATTCTAGTGAATGATGGCTCAGTAAAAAATACGGAAGATGACAAAATTGAATTCATCAAAAATAATTTACCTGATTTCACATACATTCAATATCCAATAAACAAAGGTAAAGGACACGCACTTAGACAAGGTGTTGCAGCAGCAAAGTATAATTTGATTATTTATACAGATATTGATTTTCCATATCTTGAAAAAAGTTTTTTGGGTGTTTATCAAAAATTATCTGAAGGATATGATGTAGTGCCCGGTCACCGGGGTAATGAATATTATTCAAAGACTCCGTTTCTCAGAAAATTGATTTCAAAATTTTTACGCTGGACATTAAAAACTTTTCTACGCCTGCCTACTGACGACTCTCAATGTGGCATCAAAGGATTCAATAAAAATGGAGCCGCTGTTTTTCTTGAAACAAAAATTGATCGTTTTTTATTTGATCTTGAATTTATAAAATTAGCGAGTAAACGAAAACTCAAATTTTCACTAGCTGAAGTAGAGCTCAAGCCAGATGTCGTTTTCAGCAAAGTTAATATGCGCATTCTGTTGCGTGAATCAATTAATTTTTTGAAAGTGCTCTGGCGATAA
- a CDS encoding DUF4293 domain-containing protein, translating into MIQRIQSVYFLIALICVLLMLWFPLFSIEISTVIGTEKITSTTSLGPNGLVGDLLGTTRAVPLYLIYVLLALLIIVCFMMYKKRKRQILLTRLTLVLHILVVLGIYAFYFFGKPVLLSAAAVENTDDLIVQFSTKPGFFILVAAIPFLLLALRGIKHDEQLVKSLDRLR; encoded by the coding sequence ATGATACAAAGAATTCAATCAGTTTATTTTTTAATTGCCTTGATTTGTGTTTTGCTCATGCTCTGGTTTCCATTGTTTTCAATTGAAATTAGCACTGTGATTGGCACTGAAAAAATTACAAGTACAACTAGTCTAGGGCCAAACGGACTTGTGGGTGATTTACTTGGAACTACGCGCGCTGTGCCGCTCTATTTGATATACGTTTTACTGGCACTGCTGATCATTGTTTGTTTCATGATGTACAAAAAACGCAAAAGACAAATTCTGCTGACACGTCTCACGCTGGTTTTACATATTCTGGTTGTATTGGGTATTTATGCTTTTTATTTTTTTGGAAAACCGGTGCTTTTATCAGCGGCAGCTGTTGAGAATACGGATGATTTGATCGTTCAATTTTCAACCAAACCCGGTTTCTTTATATTGGTAGCCGCAATTCCTTTTCTATTATTGGCTTTACGTGGCATTAAACATGATGAACAATTGGTGAAATCACTTGACCGGTTGCGCTAA
- a CDS encoding ABC-F family ATP-binding cassette domain-containing protein — protein sequence MNYLSVENLTKSFGVRVLFKDITFGLNRGDKVAFVAKNGSGKSTLLKILCGIEGADSGNIVFRNDIRVDYLQQAENFNPDKTILEEILSADTRESKAIKAYQKALENPENGDELERAGELMNSANAWDYDVKIDMTLSQLKIDDKSQKIGTMSGGQKKRLALAKILINEPDIMILDEPTNHLDLDMIEWLEAELSKSKSTIIMVTHDRYFLEVICNTIFEMNDQTLYRYNGNFSYYLEKKAEREDILQATISKAKNLMRTELDWIRRQPKARGTKQKARVDAFDDLKEVASQKIKKDQLDLDVQMSRLGSKIVEFHHVGKRFGEKIILRDFSYVFKRGEKIGIVGNNGTGKSTFLNLIAGAEIPDSGKINVGETVVLGYYHQDGMKFKDDQRVIEIIKEIAEFIPLSKGRTLSAAQFLEKFLFPRDMHYNLVEKLSGGEKKRLYLMTILMKNPNFLILDEPTNDLDIFVLSVLEDYLSEFDGCLLVVSHDRYFMDKMAEHTFYFSGNGEIKDILGNYTVYRSYLKEQSSTQKVVEKKEEQDPREASPKRKLSYKEKSELESLEKEMEKLQHEKASITELLSDPNVEGNEITRVSIRLAEIESRLEIIEMRWLELSELDS from the coding sequence ATGAATTATTTATCGGTTGAAAATCTTACCAAATCATTTGGTGTACGTGTACTTTTTAAAGACATAACATTTGGGTTGAACAGAGGTGATAAAGTTGCCTTTGTTGCAAAAAATGGTAGCGGAAAATCTACTTTACTAAAAATACTTTGCGGTATTGAGGGAGCGGATAGTGGGAATATTGTTTTCAGGAATGATATTCGTGTGGATTATCTTCAACAGGCTGAGAATTTTAATCCGGATAAAACTATTTTAGAAGAGATATTGTCTGCAGATACCCGCGAATCAAAAGCTATTAAAGCATATCAAAAGGCGCTTGAGAATCCTGAAAATGGAGATGAATTAGAGAGAGCAGGTGAACTAATGAATTCAGCTAATGCCTGGGATTATGATGTGAAAATTGACATGACTTTGTCTCAATTAAAAATTGATGATAAGAGTCAAAAAATAGGCACCATGTCAGGTGGTCAGAAAAAGCGTCTTGCACTTGCAAAAATTCTGATTAATGAACCTGATATTATGATTCTTGATGAGCCCACCAATCATCTTGACTTAGATATGATTGAATGGCTTGAGGCTGAATTGTCAAAGTCTAAGTCAACCATTATCATGGTTACGCATGATCGTTATTTTTTGGAGGTGATTTGTAATACAATTTTTGAGATGAATGATCAAACTTTGTATCGTTACAACGGAAACTTTTCATACTATCTTGAGAAAAAAGCTGAGCGAGAAGATATTTTGCAGGCCACTATCAGCAAGGCAAAAAACCTCATGCGCACTGAGCTTGACTGGATACGTCGTCAGCCTAAAGCGAGAGGTACAAAACAAAAAGCACGCGTTGACGCTTTTGATGATTTGAAAGAAGTAGCTTCTCAAAAAATAAAAAAAGATCAATTGGATTTGGATGTCCAGATGAGTCGGCTTGGGTCAAAAATTGTAGAATTTCATCACGTAGGAAAACGATTTGGCGAAAAAATAATATTACGTGATTTTTCTTATGTATTTAAACGAGGTGAGAAGATTGGAATTGTTGGAAATAATGGAACAGGTAAATCAACTTTTCTTAATTTAATTGCAGGCGCAGAAATACCTGATTCAGGTAAAATAAATGTTGGTGAAACCGTTGTACTGGGTTATTATCACCAAGATGGAATGAAGTTTAAAGATGATCAACGTGTGATTGAAATTATCAAAGAGATTGCTGAATTTATACCCTTGTCTAAAGGGCGTACACTTTCAGCAGCTCAGTTTCTTGAGAAATTTTTATTCCCGCGTGATATGCATTATAATTTGGTTGAGAAACTGAGCGGAGGTGAAAAGAAGAGACTTTATTTGATGACCATTCTGATGAAGAATCCGAATTTCCTCATTCTGGATGAGCCAACGAATGACCTGGATATTTTTGTGCTGAGTGTTTTAGAAGATTATCTGAGTGAGTTTGATGGATGTTTGCTTGTAGTATCACATGATCGTTATTTCATGGATAAGATGGCTGAGCATACATTTTATTTTTCCGGCAATGGTGAAATAAAAGATATACTTGGAAATTATACCGTATATAGATCCTATTTGAAAGAGCAATCGTCAACCCAAAAAGTGGTAGAGAAAAAAGAAGAGCAGGATCCTCGTGAAGCAAGTCCAAAACGAAAACTAAGCTATAAGGAAAAGTCAGAGTTAGAGAGTCTTGAAAAAGAAATGGAAAAATTGCAACATGAGAAAGCTTCTATCACTGAACTCCTAAGTGATCCTAATGTTGAAGGCAATGAAATTACACGTGTATCTATCCGTTTGGCAGAAATTGAATCAAGACTTGAAATAATAGAAATGCGTTGGCTTGAGCTGTCTGAGTTGGATAGTTAG
- a CDS encoding tryptophan 2,3-dioxygenase, with protein sequence MEISQETLKRIEILKTKYASIGQDLNAYLDGLIYANPLAYWDYIEVDALLSLQKPKTDFPDEKIFIVYHQITELYFCLAEHELKQIAYNGKNISEQGQDLGWNEKIQADYLIDRLRRINKYFEALTKSFDVMRFGMDKDQFTKFRMSLLSASGFQTASYRRIEIACTDLKYLVHESKRKYLWNADVHEQLDNIYWKQGAIVEETGEKTLTLVHFEKKYMHEFHKLADEFETCNVWKKYSELSEADRKNPKLVKEMRELDVNVNINWPLVHYRTAVRYLARESGESKGTGGTNWQNYLPPHFQRRIFYPELWSQKEMDEWGKAWVDEVMADGIRTEKLRDNI encoded by the coding sequence ATGGAAATTTCACAAGAAACCTTGAAGAGAATAGAAATTCTCAAAACCAAGTATGCGTCAATTGGACAAGATCTCAACGCATATCTTGACGGATTAATATATGCCAATCCTCTAGCTTATTGGGATTATATTGAAGTTGATGCCCTGCTAAGCTTACAAAAACCAAAAACAGATTTTCCGGATGAAAAAATTTTTATTGTATATCATCAAATCACCGAATTATATTTCTGTTTGGCAGAACATGAGTTGAAGCAAATTGCTTACAACGGAAAAAACATCAGCGAGCAAGGACAAGATTTAGGCTGGAATGAAAAAATTCAAGCAGATTATTTAATTGATCGCTTACGTAGAATCAACAAATATTTTGAAGCACTTACCAAGTCATTTGATGTGATGCGATTTGGAATGGATAAAGATCAATTCACCAAATTCAGAATGTCACTTTTATCCGCAAGTGGATTCCAAACCGCTTCATACAGAAGAATTGAAATTGCCTGCACAGATTTAAAATATTTAGTACATGAATCAAAACGTAAATATCTTTGGAATGCTGATGTGCATGAGCAACTAGACAATATTTATTGGAAACAAGGAGCCATAGTAGAAGAAACCGGCGAAAAAACTTTGACACTGGTACATTTTGAAAAAAAATACATGCATGAATTTCACAAACTGGCAGATGAATTTGAAACCTGCAACGTGTGGAAAAAATACAGCGAGTTGAGTGAAGCGGACAGAAAAAATCCAAAACTCGTAAAAGAAATGCGTGAGCTGGATGTGAACGTAAATATCAATTGGCCGCTTGTTCATTATCGCACAGCGGTGAGATATCTTGCAAGAGAATCAGGTGAATCAAAAGGAACCGGAGGAACGAACTGGCAAAATTATTTACCACCACATTTTCAACGCAGAATTTTTTATCCTGAGCTATGGTCTCAAAAAGAAATGGACGAATGGGGCAAAGCATGGGTTGACGAGGTGATGGCTGACGGTATTCGCACCGAGAAATTGAGAGATAATATATAA
- a CDS encoding peptidoglycan DD-metalloendopeptidase family protein, whose product MRLYLYLVAFAAMLSVLSCSGGSSDEADQKDSVIVKLPTIEYGFILDSFQVIRDTVQPEWTLSHMLSPYGVSQANINIAANLCADSTIGLKYVKEGVPFMILAAIGDTSEKALYCIYPKNRVEYIVFDFQNDTVIVSKKEKETSTAEKILSGEIVKNSNLTFALDQQLKDINMTGEMAEFIAGVFAWTIDFFKLHPGDEFKVIYQEKSVEGIPYSIGDIEAAWFKHQGKEYYAFRYVVDSANKQIGYFDTAGKEMKRPFLMAPVKYSRISSGFTMKRFHPVQKRWKAHLGTDYAAPHGTPIMATGDGVVIAASYTSGNGNYVKIHHNDTYETQYLHMSGFAPGIKKGVHVKQGDIIGYVGSTGLATGPHVCYRFWKNGQQIDHRAEKFPESVPMVDSLLPHYLEYIKPLQVQLDSMSVTKYIMTGDEPIEEEIEQ is encoded by the coding sequence ATGCGTTTATATTTATACTTGGTTGCTTTTGCAGCAATGCTTTCTGTCTTATCTTGTAGTGGCGGTTCAAGTGATGAGGCTGATCAAAAAGACTCTGTCATTGTAAAACTACCTACCATTGAGTATGGTTTTATTCTTGATTCATTTCAAGTGATCCGTGATACGGTTCAACCTGAGTGGACTCTCAGTCACATGTTGAGTCCCTACGGCGTTTCTCAAGCAAACATTAACATTGCAGCAAATTTATGTGCTGATTCAACCATTGGATTAAAGTATGTAAAAGAAGGTGTGCCCTTCATGATTCTGGCTGCCATTGGTGATACATCTGAAAAAGCATTGTACTGTATCTATCCAAAAAACAGAGTTGAGTATATTGTTTTTGATTTTCAGAATGACACAGTAATCGTTAGCAAAAAAGAAAAAGAAACATCTACAGCAGAAAAAATTCTTTCAGGTGAAATAGTGAAAAATTCAAACCTCACCTTTGCATTGGATCAACAGTTGAAAGACATCAATATGACAGGTGAAATGGCAGAATTTATTGCCGGCGTATTTGCATGGACAATAGATTTTTTCAAATTGCATCCGGGTGATGAATTCAAAGTAATTTATCAAGAAAAATCAGTTGAAGGTATTCCGTATTCAATTGGTGATATTGAGGCAGCGTGGTTCAAGCATCAAGGGAAAGAATATTATGCTTTCAGGTATGTAGTAGATTCTGCTAACAAACAAATAGGTTATTTTGATACTGCAGGAAAAGAAATGAAACGACCTTTTCTGATGGCACCGGTAAAATATTCGCGCATCAGTTCAGGTTTCACTATGAAAAGATTTCACCCTGTACAAAAAAGATGGAAAGCCCATTTAGGAACAGATTACGCTGCACCACATGGCACACCAATCATGGCTACGGGTGACGGCGTTGTAATTGCAGCATCATACACAAGTGGCAATGGTAATTATGTGAAAATTCATCACAATGACACCTATGAAACGCAATATTTACATATGTCAGGTTTTGCACCTGGAATAAAAAAAGGTGTTCATGTAAAGCAAGGTGACATTATCGGGTACGTCGGAAGCACAGGTCTTGCCACCGGACCACACGTGTGCTATCGTTTCTGGAAAAACGGTCAACAAATTGATCATCGCGCTGAAAAATTTCCTGAATCAGTACCTATGGTTGATTCTCTTCTGCCACATTACCTTGAATATATCAAACCTTTACAAGTACAATTAGATTCAATGTCTGTTACAAAATATATCATGACCGGAGATGAACCTATTGAAGAAGAAATTGAACAATAA
- a CDS encoding T9SS type A sorting domain-containing protein, translating to MKIFFPFLLTGSCAFGQNLSFDPGLINESTVNTNYYNTEYIYIKNESSIPRSLSFELIYSDIPEAWSVTGCTNMICYTKVPDDGSLGTITPAESAYISINLSANDTPGDGIIQFAVFDELNPSDQDTVSFIYHVESDSLPIENQPWAQLTFAENVLTVFLKLGYSNTILSVYDSSGNLVINSAIEDIYSVSLRDFPAGMYIVKIKDEDERELTEKIVKI from the coding sequence ATGAAAATATTTTTTCCGTTTCTGCTAACCGGCTCGTGTGCTTTTGGGCAAAATCTTTCCTTTGATCCGGGGCTCATCAATGAGAGCACGGTGAACACCAATTACTATAACACGGAATATATTTACATCAAAAATGAATCTTCCATTCCGCGCAGTTTAAGTTTTGAGCTCATTTATTCAGATATCCCTGAAGCATGGAGTGTAACAGGTTGCACCAATATGATTTGTTACACCAAAGTGCCTGATGACGGCTCTCTTGGAACTATTACTCCGGCAGAATCAGCTTACATTTCCATCAATTTATCAGCGAATGATACGCCCGGTGATGGCATCATTCAGTTTGCCGTTTTTGATGAACTTAATCCGTCTGACCAAGATACAGTTTCATTTATTTATCACGTTGAAAGTGATTCGCTGCCAATAGAAAATCAACCCTGGGCACAATTAACTTTTGCTGAAAACGTGCTGACCGTATTCTTAAAATTGGGTTACAGCAATACCATATTATCGGTGTATGATTCATCCGGAAATCTGGTGATCAATTCTGCCATTGAAGATATATACTCAGTGAGTCTACGAGATTTTCCGGCCGGCATGTACATTGTTAAAATTAAGGATGAAGATGAGCGAGAATTAACTGAAAAAATAGTAAAGATTTAG
- a CDS encoding MFS transporter — translation MTIQEQSKTNYGALAMLTTVFFFWGFIAAGNSVFIPFCRSYFDLDQFQGQLVDFAFYGAYYLGALALFAWGSGKGKDIIMSWGYKRSIVYGLLLSAVGAAAMIISVYANVFTGMLVGLFIIGLGFSVQQTSANPFMISMGDEATGSNRINLGGGINSFGTTIGPVVVTLALFGTSAAISDDQIQALSLSKVILLYGCVGLLFLVAATMFGFSKKVPAMIKNEKAEPAKNALLTLGIITGLLIICFAPVFASYKSAEAITLSEMQEQVPIIEQQVQDGLQTTLYLEKFQEQVSEIKKPLEQSRMMWLSFGLVVVLVGLMYSYFKGKKQKEGWGAMQYPQLTLGMLAIFVYVGVEVAVGSNLGELLKQEKFGGFDSSEIAPFISMYWGSLMIGRWAGAINAFKLSQSTKAILRFIVPLIAFAVVLGFSRIMGYQVDYFYWYILCVLIQIFAFIITKDKPALTLAVFGILGVAAILTGLMSSGQIAIYAFLSAGLFCSIMWPCIFSLSLAGLGKYQSQGSGFLVMMILGGAIIPPLQGKLSDVIGIQPSFIVGLICFAYLAFFAVYVKTLLKKQGISFDDSVAAH, via the coding sequence ATGACAATTCAAGAACAGTCAAAAACTAATTACGGAGCATTGGCTATGCTGACCACAGTCTTTTTTTTCTGGGGTTTTATTGCGGCAGGAAATTCAGTATTCATTCCTTTTTGCCGGAGCTATTTTGACCTGGATCAGTTTCAAGGCCAATTAGTTGACTTTGCGTTTTATGGTGCTTATTATTTAGGTGCCTTGGCTCTATTTGCATGGGGATCAGGTAAAGGCAAAGACATTATCATGAGTTGGGGTTATAAACGCAGCATTGTGTATGGTCTGCTTCTTTCAGCTGTTGGAGCAGCAGCTATGATTATTTCAGTTTATGCCAATGTCTTTACAGGCATGTTAGTTGGGTTGTTTATTATAGGTTTGGGTTTCTCAGTGCAGCAAACTTCTGCTAACCCTTTCATGATTTCTATGGGTGATGAAGCAACGGGCAGTAACCGAATTAATCTTGGAGGAGGCATAAATAGTTTTGGTACCACTATTGGACCTGTAGTGGTGACATTAGCCTTGTTTGGAACATCAGCCGCAATTTCAGATGATCAAATTCAAGCACTTAGTTTATCAAAAGTTATATTACTGTACGGATGTGTCGGATTACTTTTTCTGGTTGCTGCAACCATGTTTGGTTTCTCTAAAAAAGTGCCGGCTATGATAAAGAACGAAAAAGCCGAACCGGCAAAAAATGCGCTACTTACATTAGGAATTATTACCGGCTTATTGATTATATGTTTTGCTCCGGTTTTTGCAAGTTATAAATCGGCTGAAGCAATTACTCTTTCTGAAATGCAAGAGCAAGTTCCGATCATTGAACAGCAGGTGCAGGATGGATTGCAAACGACGCTGTATCTTGAAAAATTTCAAGAACAAGTTTCTGAAATTAAAAAACCACTTGAACAAAGCCGCATGATGTGGTTGAGTTTTGGTTTGGTAGTAGTGCTTGTTGGATTAATGTACTCATACTTCAAAGGCAAAAAACAAAAAGAAGGTTGGGGCGCTATGCAATATCCACAACTGACCTTAGGCATGCTTGCTATTTTTGTTTATGTTGGGGTTGAAGTTGCAGTTGGAAGTAATTTGGGCGAATTATTAAAACAAGAAAAATTTGGTGGTTTTGATTCGTCTGAAATTGCACCTTTCATTTCTATGTATTGGGGCAGTTTGATGATTGGCAGATGGGCAGGTGCAATTAATGCGTTTAAATTGAGTCAAAGCACTAAAGCGATCTTGAGATTTATTGTGCCCCTGATTGCTTTTGCGGTTGTGCTCGGTTTTTCTCGCATAATGGGCTATCAAGTTGATTATTTTTATTGGTATATTCTGTGTGTATTGATTCAAATTTTTGCTTTTATTATTACAAAAGATAAACCCGCACTTACTTTGGCTGTGTTTGGAATATTGGGCGTGGCTGCTATATTGACAGGTTTAATGAGTTCAGGTCAGATAGCAATTTATGCATTTTTGTCAGCCGGATTATTTTGTTCAATTATGTGGCCTTGTATCTTTTCGCTATCGCTTGCAGGCCTTGGAAAATATCAATCACAGGGTTCAGGCTTTTTGGTCATGATGATTCTGGGTGGCGCTATTATTCCGCCCTTACAGGGAAAGCTCTCAGATGTAATTGGCATTCAGCCATCGTTTATTGTCGGCTTGATTTGCTTCGCTTATCTGGCGTTTTTTGCAGTGTATGTCAAAACCTTACTCAAAAAACAGGGCATATCATTTGATGATTCAGTTGCAGCACATTAG
- a CDS encoding sigma-70 family RNA polymerase sigma factor — MAYVKEIALVKPDIAQTVEKERGKLFNFIRKRVKSTLDAEDILQDVFYQFIRVQDEVQKIEKVSSWLFQVARNRITDLYRKKKPANFSQFITSSESDDESSLSFEDYIPDLTDLPDATITREMVWEILDEGLNELPEEQREVFKMHEFEDLSFNEISEITGEGVNTLISRKRYAILHLRKKLDELYREIVNGD, encoded by the coding sequence ATGGCATACGTTAAGGAAATAGCACTAGTGAAACCTGATATAGCACAAACGGTAGAAAAAGAGCGCGGCAAACTTTTCAATTTTATACGTAAAAGAGTGAAGTCTACGCTGGATGCAGAAGATATTCTGCAAGATGTATTCTATCAATTTATCCGCGTTCAAGACGAAGTGCAAAAAATTGAAAAAGTCAGTTCATGGCTTTTTCAGGTGGCCCGTAACCGAATTACTGATCTTTATCGCAAAAAAAAGCCGGCCAATTTTTCTCAATTTATTACTTCAAGTGAATCTGATGATGAGTCGTCTTTAAGTTTTGAAGATTATATTCCTGATCTTACTGATTTACCTGATGCCACAATCACACGTGAAATGGTTTGGGAAATACTTGATGAAGGCTTGAATGAATTGCCTGAAGAGCAGCGTGAGGTTTTTAAAATGCACGAATTTGAAGATCTGTCATTTAATGAGATCTCTGAAATTACAGGTGAAGGCGTCAACACGCTGATTTCAAGAAAAAGATATGCTATTCTGCATCTCAGAAAAAAACTAGACGAATTATATCGTGAAATTGTAAATGGTGATTAA
- the gldF gene encoding gliding motility-associated ABC transporter permease subunit GldF yields MKALYIKELRSFLGSIIGYIFITIFLVLNSLFLWVFSYETNILDGGTADLRPFFGISPIIFIILIPAITMRSFSEEKRTGTIELLFTKPISDLTIILTKYLAGVTLVFISIIPTFVYYFTVHQLGDPVGIVDDGATITSYFGLMLIGACLVAVGIFASSVTNSQIVSFILAMFLSWFLFLGLDLLAVYSQFGGLDLLFRNLGMMEHYTACQKGVLDTRDLIYFISFIAIFILTTKLILQSRKW; encoded by the coding sequence ATGAAAGCATTGTATATAAAAGAGCTTCGTAGTTTTTTAGGGTCTATCATTGGCTACATTTTCATTACCATTTTTTTGGTACTGAATAGTTTGTTCCTTTGGGTATTCTCTTATGAAACAAATATTTTAGATGGGGGCACTGCTGACCTGCGCCCGTTTTTTGGTATCAGCCCAATCATTTTTATCATTTTGATTCCGGCAATAACTATGCGTTCATTTTCTGAAGAAAAACGCACAGGCACAATTGAACTGCTATTCACCAAGCCTATCTCAGACCTCACCATAATTCTTACCAAATATTTGGCAGGCGTTACCCTGGTTTTCATTTCTATCATTCCAACATTTGTATATTACTTCACGGTGCATCAGTTAGGTGACCCTGTGGGCATTGTTGATGATGGGGCAACTATCACCTCTTATTTTGGATTAATGTTAATTGGTGCTTGTTTGGTTGCGGTTGGAATTTTTGCCAGCTCAGTTACCAATAGTCAAATTGTTTCATTCATCTTAGCCATGTTCTTGTCCTGGTTTCTTTTTCTGGGACTTGATTTGCTGGCCGTTTACAGTCAGTTTGGCGGGCTTGATTTATTGTTCAGAAATCTTGGAATGATGGAGCATTACACCGCGTGTCAAAAGGGAGTACTTGACACCCGCGACTTAATTTATTTTATCAGTTTCATCGCAATTTTTATTCTCACAACAAAACTCATTCTGCAGTCTCGTAAGTGGTAA
- a CDS encoding ATP-binding protein — MKEKYLTRSVFSEINRKFKSQKVLILLGPRRVGKTAILKEYAASLDKKKYLFYNGEDIRTHELLAERSIRNYRRVIGNHKLLVIDEAQKIPDIGAKLKLMVDTIQDLRILVTGSSMLDLTNRLGEPLLGRSYTLRLFPLAQMEFSKYEKYADTRDKLEERLIFGSYPELEHIEDWDEKAEYLDELVGSNLLKDILEFEGIRKSGKILDLLRLIAFQTGKEVSVDELANNLKGISRNTVENYLDLLSRVFVIYKVGGFSRNLRKEVVKSNRWYFVDNGVRNAILKNFNPLRYRPDVGELWENYIMSERIKYNSYTRKSVHFFFWRTYDQQEIDLIEESSGKLSAWEFKWNSGKKNQKAPAGWSRTYPEAKYKVITPDNYLDFIQPTK, encoded by the coding sequence ATGAAGGAAAAATATCTTACACGATCAGTTTTTTCAGAAATTAACCGAAAATTTAAGTCGCAAAAAGTGTTGATTCTGCTAGGGCCAAGAAGGGTGGGTAAAACTGCGATACTCAAAGAATACGCGGCATCCTTGGATAAAAAAAAATACCTCTTCTATAATGGAGAAGATATAAGAACCCATGAATTACTGGCAGAACGAAGCATTCGTAACTACCGACGTGTAATTGGAAATCACAAGCTGTTGGTAATTGATGAAGCACAGAAAATTCCTGACATTGGTGCTAAGCTTAAATTGATGGTAGACACCATTCAAGATCTGAGAATTCTTGTCACCGGTTCTTCAATGCTTGATTTAACCAATCGATTGGGTGAACCACTTTTAGGCAGAAGTTATACTCTTCGATTATTTCCGCTGGCACAAATGGAATTCAGTAAATATGAAAAATATGCGGATACCCGAGACAAATTAGAAGAACGACTCATTTTTGGATCATATCCTGAACTTGAACATATTGAAGACTGGGATGAAAAGGCAGAATATCTTGATGAGCTGGTTGGATCGAATTTGCTGAAAGACATTCTTGAATTTGAAGGCATACGTAAATCAGGAAAAATATTAGACTTACTGAGACTGATAGCTTTTCAAACGGGCAAAGAAGTCAGTGTTGATGAGCTAGCTAATAATTTGAAAGGTATTAGCAGAAATACTGTTGAGAATTATCTTGATTTGCTTAGTCGGGTGTTTGTGATTTATAAAGTTGGCGGATTCAGTAGAAATCTGAGAAAAGAAGTTGTTAAATCAAACCGATGGTACTTCGTTGATAATGGTGTTCGTAATGCCATACTTAAAAATTTCAACCCGTTGCGTTATCGTCCTGATGTTGGAGAGTTGTGGGAAAATTACATTATGTCTGAACGTATAAAGTACAATTCATATACCCGCAAATCTGTCCATTTTTTTTTCTGGAGAACTTATGACCAGCAAGAAATTGATCTCATAGAAGAGTCCAGTGGAAAATTATCTGCCTGGGAATTTAAATGGAATTCTGGTAAAAAAAATCAGAAGGCACCTGCGGGATGGAGTAGGACTTATCCTGAGGCAAAATATAAAGTGATCACTCCGGACAATTATCTTGATTTTATTCAACCAACAAAATGA